Proteins encoded in a region of the Devosia sp. RR2S18 genome:
- a CDS encoding potassium/proton antiporter has protein sequence MVDWIYLVILVSSGLLVASIFTSLAAFRFGAPLLLVFLFVGLAAGEDGLGLRFNDAGAAYFIGSLALAVILFDSGFGTSIRSFRQAAGPAITLATLGVVLTAAIVGVAAHYALGLGWLQSLLIGAIVGSTDAAAVFFLLRIGQITIRERVRSTLEVESGSNDPMAIFLTMLLVELIAAGIDYPDAGVLLGFIQQMGLGVVMGIGGGLLIAVVVNRVDLEGALYPVLVLAAAFFLFALAGILGGSGFLAVYVAGLVAGNRRLRGADGLRRFQGGMTWLAQIVMFVMLGLYATPSEFLAAAPGALLLAFVLILVARPFAVWLCLLPFGFRGREQVFVGWVGLRGAVSILLAILPVIAELPNGQLYFNTVFIVVLVSLVLQGWTLRPMARWLRLIVPPIVGPLNRVELELPGTAHHELVVYKVAEGSPVARGARLPRWARPSLVIRDGHSMKWQQVRHLQPADNVYVFTAPRFVRLLDRLFAGPAEVAPDDRDFFGIFDVDPRQSIHTLAALYGVTLPAEVDDVSIADFVGSRVGGRAEIGDRVALGTVELVVREVDDAGQAVACGLAIVDEDRPRTSWTNLGGKLMDVYRRRRN, from the coding sequence CTGGTCGATTGGATTTACCTCGTCATTCTGGTCAGCTCGGGGCTGTTGGTCGCTTCGATCTTCACCAGCCTTGCAGCGTTTCGTTTCGGCGCGCCACTGCTCCTCGTTTTCCTCTTCGTCGGCTTGGCGGCAGGTGAGGATGGGCTGGGCTTGCGCTTCAACGATGCAGGCGCTGCGTACTTCATCGGCAGCTTGGCGCTCGCCGTCATCCTCTTCGATTCGGGCTTTGGCACGTCTATCCGCTCGTTCCGGCAGGCGGCGGGACCCGCGATCACCCTAGCCACCTTAGGCGTGGTTCTGACCGCGGCCATAGTTGGCGTAGCCGCGCACTACGCCTTGGGACTGGGATGGCTCCAGTCCTTGCTGATTGGCGCCATCGTCGGATCGACCGACGCGGCAGCCGTCTTTTTCCTGCTGCGCATCGGTCAGATTACCATTCGTGAGCGCGTGCGCTCTACGCTTGAAGTGGAGTCCGGCTCCAACGACCCAATGGCGATCTTCCTTACCATGCTTCTGGTCGAGCTAATCGCAGCGGGTATCGACTACCCCGATGCTGGCGTTCTTCTCGGTTTCATCCAGCAGATGGGCCTGGGTGTGGTGATGGGCATCGGTGGCGGGCTGCTGATCGCCGTGGTGGTCAACCGCGTCGATCTCGAGGGTGCGCTTTATCCCGTGCTGGTCCTGGCAGCGGCCTTTTTCCTCTTCGCTCTCGCCGGAATTCTCGGCGGTAGCGGCTTCCTTGCCGTCTACGTCGCGGGCCTCGTAGCCGGCAATCGGCGGCTGCGGGGCGCCGATGGTCTGCGGCGGTTTCAGGGAGGCATGACCTGGCTAGCGCAAATCGTCATGTTTGTGATGCTGGGTCTTTATGCGACGCCGTCCGAATTCCTTGCTGCCGCGCCCGGAGCTTTGTTGCTGGCATTTGTATTGATCCTCGTGGCTCGCCCGTTTGCTGTGTGGTTGTGCCTGCTTCCCTTTGGCTTTCGCGGACGCGAGCAGGTCTTTGTTGGCTGGGTGGGTCTGCGTGGTGCCGTCTCGATCCTCCTAGCCATTCTGCCCGTGATTGCTGAACTGCCTAATGGACAGCTCTATTTCAATACCGTTTTCATTGTGGTTCTCGTTTCGCTGGTTCTCCAAGGCTGGACCTTGCGGCCAATGGCGCGCTGGCTCCGCCTGATCGTGCCGCCAATAGTTGGTCCCCTCAACCGCGTGGAACTGGAACTCCCAGGCACCGCTCACCATGAACTGGTGGTCTATAAAGTGGCGGAGGGGAGCCCGGTCGCTCGTGGCGCAAGGCTGCCGCGCTGGGCCAGGCCATCACTGGTCATTCGGGATGGGCATTCTATGAAATGGCAGCAGGTTCGACACCTACAACCCGCCGACAACGTCTATGTGTTCACTGCACCGCGCTTTGTGCGCCTGCTGGATCGACTTTTCGCCGGCCCCGCGGAAGTGGCACCCGACGACCGCGATTTCTTCGGCATATTTGATGTCGATCCAAGGCAATCGATCCACACGCTGGCGGCGCTCTACGGCGTGACCCTGCCGGCGGAGGTAGACGATGTGAGCATTGCCGACTTCGTCGGTTCACGTGTCGGCGGCCGCGCCGAAATAGGCGATCGGGTAGCATTGGGAACCGTCGAACTCGTGGTCCGGGAGGTTGACGATGCGGGGCAGGCAGTCGCCTGTGGACTGGCTATCGTGGATGAAGACCGGCCCCGCACATCCTGGACCAACCTTGGTGGCAAGCTGATGGACGTTTATCGCCGACGCCGCAATTAG
- a CDS encoding exopolysaccharide biosynthesis protein produces MAQQGTHALSDVLDQLEKSAQGDSISVDEVVKTLGQRSFASLMLIFSLVSTSPASGIPGLTTMVGVIVLLLVVQLIFGRKCVWLPGFITKRHMGTDKVRKGIGWLRKPVHLVERLIKPRLTWLFHRPILLVPLILVALLTLFMPFMEIIPTSGSIASAVIALFAASLLTRDGALMILALIVLLGVPVAVWYFGFSG; encoded by the coding sequence ATGGCACAACAAGGAACACACGCGCTCAGCGACGTCCTCGATCAGCTCGAGAAATCGGCTCAGGGCGACAGCATATCCGTGGACGAGGTCGTCAAAACGCTCGGGCAGCGATCGTTTGCGTCCCTGATGCTGATCTTTTCACTGGTGTCGACCTCACCGGCCAGCGGCATTCCGGGCCTGACTACTATGGTCGGGGTAATTGTCCTCCTTCTGGTCGTGCAACTGATCTTCGGCCGGAAATGTGTCTGGTTGCCGGGCTTTATTACCAAGCGGCACATGGGTACCGACAAGGTCAGGAAGGGGATCGGCTGGCTGCGCAAGCCGGTCCATTTGGTCGAGCGACTTATCAAGCCGCGCCTGACCTGGCTTTTTCACCGACCCATACTCCTTGTGCCGCTCATTCTCGTCGCCCTGCTAACGCTTTTCATGCCTTTCATGGAAATAATTCCGACATCAGGCTCCATCGCATCTGCTGTGATCGCGCTCTTTGCCGCGAGTCTGCTGACTCGCGATGGTGCACTGATGATCCTGGCCCTAATTGTGCTGCTCGGCGTTCCTGTTGCAGTCTGGTACTTTGGCTTCAGTGGATAA
- a CDS encoding TerB family tellurite resistance protein, translated as MANARNTNDDLFSPGRGSRVRQSLSPRELRHEVESAGAEPILQALVAAAVIIARADGRVELVERRRLVEAFLANPRLRGFSVADLGQELAGHLRAYDDDPAEAEDRALSSLATLQLSAAERRTIHATCTNVVAADSLVHPAELGALHRVEVVLGLGEGDR; from the coding sequence ATGGCAAACGCCAGAAATACAAATGACGACCTATTCTCCCCCGGCCGCGGATCGCGCGTTCGGCAGTCCCTGTCCCCGCGCGAGTTGCGCCATGAAGTCGAGAGCGCAGGTGCGGAGCCGATCCTGCAGGCCTTGGTAGCTGCCGCGGTAATCATCGCCCGGGCCGATGGTCGGGTCGAGCTCGTCGAGCGCCGTCGTCTGGTGGAGGCGTTCCTCGCCAACCCCCGCCTGCGCGGCTTTTCCGTAGCCGATCTGGGGCAGGAACTCGCCGGTCACCTGCGCGCCTACGACGATGATCCCGCCGAAGCGGAGGACAGAGCTCTGTCCTCTCTGGCGACGCTTCAGCTATCTGCAGCCGAGCGCCGGACGATCCATGCCACCTGCACCAACGTCGTTGCCGCGGACAGCCTTGTTCATCCCGCGGAGCTTGGCGCGTTGCACCGCGTCGAAGTGGTTCTGGGCCTTGGGGAAGGTGACCGCTGA
- a CDS encoding PTS sugar transporter subunit IIA yields MSITDLLQSADVHLDVDLGSKKEVLQFLSERVSERCGSRVDECRHALAAREKLGSTAIGSGIAFPHAQLEGLDEAMAVFLRPATPVDFGAADGTPVDLVLLLLTPAGASKTHLEGIASFARALRKADTIKQLRSAQSAEEVMAAFEN; encoded by the coding sequence ATGAGCATCACAGACCTGCTGCAGTCGGCTGATGTGCATCTTGATGTCGATCTCGGCAGCAAGAAGGAAGTGCTGCAGTTTCTCTCCGAGCGCGTCAGCGAGCGGTGCGGGTCGCGTGTGGATGAATGCCGCCACGCGCTTGCCGCCCGTGAGAAGTTGGGATCCACCGCAATTGGCTCAGGCATTGCTTTTCCCCATGCGCAACTGGAGGGCCTGGATGAAGCCATGGCGGTCTTCTTGCGCCCAGCGACACCTGTCGATTTTGGGGCTGCGGACGGCACGCCAGTGGACCTGGTCTTGCTACTCTTGACCCCAGCGGGGGCCTCGAAGACGCATCTCGAGGGCATTGCCAGCTTCGCGCGGGCTTTGCGGAAAGCAGACACGATCAAGCAGCTCCGCAGTGCCCAGTCCGCCGAGGAGGTAATGGCGGCATTCGAAAACTAA
- a CDS encoding TerC family protein has protein sequence MELLTLIFLGQPAWMWLGFIGLVMALLAFDLGVLHRDGHEINVRESLLLSGFYIALGVTFGGFVWWQLGPQSGVEYLTGFVVEKSLAMDNVFVIAMIFGYFAIPRHLQHRVLFWGILGVIVLRAIMIGVGATLVSEFGWLLYVFAAFLVFTGIKMLTGGHGETDLANNPVLSFMRRRFRVTDNLHGDRFFIRQADPKSGKLVRFMTPLFMALVMIEIADVIFAVDSVPAIFAITTDPYIVYTSNIFAILGLRALYFALAAILHRFAYLKQALAVLLVFIGSKIFVADLLGWEKFPAEWSLAITFIILATGILYSVWRTAVPKPAES, from the coding sequence ATGGAATTGCTCACCCTCATTTTTCTAGGCCAGCCAGCCTGGATGTGGCTCGGCTTTATTGGTCTGGTCATGGCGTTGCTCGCCTTTGATCTAGGCGTCCTGCACCGGGACGGCCACGAAATCAACGTGCGCGAGAGCCTCCTGCTTTCAGGGTTTTATATTGCCCTCGGTGTGACGTTCGGCGGTTTTGTCTGGTGGCAGCTTGGCCCTCAGTCTGGCGTCGAATATCTCACCGGCTTCGTGGTCGAGAAAAGCCTGGCGATGGACAATGTCTTCGTCATTGCTATGATCTTCGGCTATTTCGCCATTCCCCGTCATCTGCAGCACCGGGTGCTGTTCTGGGGTATTCTGGGCGTCATCGTCCTGCGTGCCATAATGATCGGCGTCGGCGCCACGCTCGTCTCCGAGTTCGGTTGGCTTCTCTATGTGTTTGCGGCTTTCCTGGTTTTCACCGGCATAAAAATGCTGACGGGCGGACACGGCGAGACCGACCTTGCGAACAATCCGGTGCTTAGCTTCATGCGCCGTCGGTTCCGCGTGACAGACAATCTGCATGGCGATCGGTTCTTTATCCGTCAGGCAGATCCGAAGTCGGGTAAGCTGGTGAGGTTTATGACACCGCTCTTCATGGCGCTCGTCATGATAGAGATCGCCGACGTGATCTTCGCCGTCGACTCGGTGCCGGCGATCTTCGCGATCACCACCGACCCCTACATCGTCTACACGTCCAACATCTTTGCAATCCTGGGCCTGCGGGCGCTGTACTTCGCCCTGGCTGCAATCCTGCACCGCTTTGCCTACCTCAAGCAGGCTCTGGCAGTGTTGCTGGTGTTCATCGGCTCGAAGATCTTTGTGGCCGACCTGCTCGGGTGGGAGAAATTCCCGGCCGAATGGTCCCTGGCAATCACCTTCATCATCCTGGCCACAGGCATCCTCTACTCGGTGTGGCGCACGGCGGTGCCGAAGCCGGCTGAGAGCTAA